The Pirellulales bacterium genome segment CTTTTTTCATGTTGTTGGGCTGGATGAAATTGGTAGAGTTGTGTTTCGAGAGAAACTGACTCGGGAGCCTTTACACCAGCTTTTTGCCACACATCCCAAGTGCGTCATGGCCATGGAGACCTGCTGTGGTGCACAGCATCTGGGGCGTAAGGCTTCCGAGCATGGCCACGACGTTCGCCTGATACCCGCGCAACACGTACGGCCATTCGTAAAGTCGCAAAAGAACGATTTTAACGACGCCACCGCACTGGCCGAAGTCGCCCGGATGCCCAGCATGCGCGCAGTCCCACTGCGATCGATCGAGCAGATCGATGTCCAGGCCTTCCATCGGGCACGACAGCGGCTTATTGAGCAACGTAACGGCATGACCAGTCAAATCAGAGGATTATTGCTTGACCGTGGCGTGACGATTGCACAAGGCCTGTACCCTCTTCGTACCGCTGTTCCAAGCATTCTAGCGGATGCGGATAATCAACTTACGCCGGCCTTCCGGCAGCTGCTGGCATCGTTGCTGGCGATGTTTCGGCAGACTGAAGCGGCGCTCGAGGAACTCACCGAGTATTTGAGGGGTCTTGGCCGAGAAAGCGACACCTGCCGTCGACTCCAGACGATTCCCGGCATCGGCCCCTTAGTTGCCACCGCCCTGGTTTCGGCGGTTGGCAACGCCAGTGCATTTCGTACATCGAGAGATCTCTCTGCTTGGATAGGACTTGTACCACGCCAACACACCACCGGCGGTAAGCCGCGATTAATGGGCATTACCAAGCGCGGCAATACCTACCTGCGACGGCTGTTCGTGCAGGGAGCTCGAGCGCTGTGGGTGTGGAAGGACAAACGGAACGACCCCTTGCATGTCTGGATTCGAAGTCTGGCCTCGCGTATGCATCCCCACGTTGCAGTGTGCGCGCTGGCGAACAAACTGGTCCGCATCTGCTGGGCTCTCTTGCGCCACAATGAGCAAGTCTTTCTGCACGATGCGGCAGCTCAAAGAGTTTGACCCCGTCCACCTTCGCTAATCGATGAGGAATCATGGCGACACGATGATTCGTCACGTCCGAGAACCCGACTGGACTTCCGGCACCCTGAGATGCCTTCACACTAATTGGGCCGGACGTGCGCGACTTTCCCTGATGGCCCGAGCGCCTGAGAGGTTGCTCATTACGAGGCCGAATAGATAAACGCGAATCGCTGTCGCCGCTGATGTTTCGCAGATGAGGACTAAGGAACTTGCTTATACCGAGCGGACCATAGAGAAGTCCATGCCCCAGACCTCGTTGGGCCCGCTGGCTGGCCGCTTGATCTCTCGATGCGCGGCCGATACATGCCGCCAGGGCCGCTTGCGCCGTAATCCCAGGTTTTCCTCGCTGTATACGCGATAGAACCGATCGATGCCGACATCCCAACCCTCGCGCTTCAGCAGCATGTAAATGCGCCGATAGCCAAAGCGGACGCGTGCGTGAG includes the following:
- a CDS encoding IS110 family transposase → MNAATLGIDIGKRFFHVVGLDEIGRVVFREKLTREPLHQLFATHPKCVMAMETCCGAQHLGRKASEHGHDVRLIPAQHVRPFVKSQKNDFNDATALAEVARMPSMRAVPLRSIEQIDVQAFHRARQRLIEQRNGMTSQIRGLLLDRGVTIAQGLYPLRTAVPSILADADNQLTPAFRQLLASLLAMFRQTEAALEELTEYLRGLGRESDTCRRLQTIPGIGPLVATALVSAVGNASAFRTSRDLSAWIGLVPRQHTTGGKPRLMGITKRGNTYLRRLFVQGARALWVWKDKRNDPLHVWIRSLASRMHPHVAVCALANKLVRICWALLRHNEQVFLHDAAAQRV
- a CDS encoding IS3 family transposase; protein product: SPKKILKPVKKREIVNYLISRYGVGNRQACRCLRLPRSMYYYRSRMDPLTGLRQRVRELAHARVRFGYRRIYMLLKREGWDVGIDRFYRVYSEENLGLRRKRPWRHVSAAHREIKRPASGPNEVWGMDFSMVRSV